One genomic window of Candidatus Polarisedimenticolia bacterium includes the following:
- a CDS encoding ABC transporter permease yields MIDSEAMVETRARTLTHRLTIGALWAILTPLLILPIVAIFVFAGRGGWSTFATTLRLPDAQFALRMSLWIALWTSVTNAFVGTFTAYVLSKHRFPGRGPLTILVNLPVAIPTVVMGTSLILLWGPIGLLGRYLVPLGFKPIFAPFGVFLAHVLVTFPYMLGAVKPVLDELEITYEEAAYTMGAGRLRTFVHVILPALKGGLFSGTLLTFAHSLGEFGATAMVSGNLRMQTQTAPLFIFAQFEAGQIETANAVAAVLAVLSFSIFLFLLRFTRKPAREGA; encoded by the coding sequence TTGATCGATTCCGAGGCGATGGTCGAAACACGAGCCAGGACCCTCACCCACCGCCTCACCATCGGGGCCCTCTGGGCCATTCTCACGCCGCTCCTGATCCTGCCGATCGTCGCCATCTTCGTGTTCGCGGGCCGCGGCGGCTGGAGCACTTTTGCCACCACGCTGCGTCTGCCCGACGCCCAGTTCGCGCTGCGCATGTCGCTCTGGATCGCCCTGTGGACCAGCGTGACCAATGCCTTCGTGGGGACCTTCACCGCCTACGTCCTCTCCAAACACCGCTTCCCCGGGCGCGGCCCTCTGACCATCCTGGTGAACCTGCCGGTGGCCATTCCGACCGTGGTCATGGGGACCTCGCTCATCCTCCTGTGGGGCCCCATCGGCCTGCTCGGGCGCTACCTGGTCCCTCTCGGATTCAAGCCGATCTTCGCGCCGTTCGGCGTCTTCCTGGCGCACGTCCTGGTGACCTTTCCGTACATGCTCGGGGCGGTGAAGCCGGTGCTGGACGAGCTGGAGATCACCTATGAGGAGGCGGCCTACACCATGGGGGCCGGGCGCCTGCGCACTTTCGTGCACGTCATCCTGCCCGCTCTCAAGGGGGGCCTGTTCAGCGGCACGCTGCTGACCTTCGCCCACTCGCTCGGCGAGTTCGGCGCCACGGCCATGGTGTCGGGCAACCTGAGGATGCAGACGCAGACCGCCCCGTTGTTCATCTTCGCCCAGTTCGAGGCGGGCCAGATCGAGACGGCCAACGCCGTGGCCGCGGTCCTGGCCGTCCTCTCGTTCTCGATCTTCCTGTTCCTGCTCCGCTTCACCCGCAAGCCGGCGCGCGAAGGGGCCTGA
- a CDS encoding substrate-binding domain-containing protein — translation MASARFRRTAGIVSFVVVLLAVAVYLAWPSIQEARHVQPHRRVVVVYGFSILGEAMNQDVFPAFSRHWKEKTGEELTFTSSFSGSGTITNQIIMGAPAVLAILSHEGDALRLKKAGAVTTDWREFPAHGVVNHTPFVILVRKGNPKRIASFADLARPGIGVIHPDPLTSGAAKWSILAEYGSAVSDLGGTDPADRELGKAQLLGIWKNVVGQSPSAAGARTQFENGLGDALITYEQQGLVPQGQEEKVEIVRPKKTIYSEHPVVVVDRNVRARDHDLVMALRDFLFSDEAQKLFVKHGYRSAVNPSLDSANALLPPLTGTFTVDDMGGWEAADALVYEEIWKGQVLKELGR, via the coding sequence ATGGCAAGCGCGAGGTTCCGCCGTACCGCCGGGATCGTCTCGTTCGTCGTGGTTCTCCTCGCCGTCGCCGTCTACCTTGCCTGGCCCTCCATCCAGGAAGCGCGCCACGTCCAGCCGCACCGCCGCGTCGTCGTCGTGTATGGCTTCAGCATCCTGGGCGAAGCGATGAACCAGGATGTCTTCCCCGCCTTCAGCCGGCACTGGAAGGAGAAGACCGGCGAAGAGCTGACCTTCACCTCGTCCTTTTCCGGCTCCGGAACGATCACCAACCAGATCATCATGGGGGCCCCCGCGGTGCTGGCGATCCTGTCGCACGAGGGGGACGCCCTGCGGCTGAAGAAAGCCGGCGCCGTGACCACCGACTGGCGGGAGTTCCCCGCGCACGGCGTGGTGAACCACACCCCGTTCGTGATCCTGGTGCGCAAGGGGAACCCCAAGAGGATCGCCTCATTCGCCGACCTGGCGCGCCCGGGGATCGGCGTCATCCATCCGGATCCGCTCACCTCCGGCGCGGCCAAGTGGTCGATCCTGGCCGAGTACGGCTCGGCCGTCTCCGATCTGGGCGGCACCGATCCCGCAGACCGCGAGCTCGGCAAGGCGCAGCTGCTCGGGATCTGGAAGAACGTGGTCGGACAGTCTCCTTCGGCCGCCGGCGCGAGGACCCAGTTCGAGAACGGCCTGGGCGACGCTCTGATCACCTACGAGCAGCAGGGATTGGTCCCTCAGGGCCAGGAGGAGAAGGTCGAGATCGTCCGTCCCAAGAAGACCATCTACTCCGAGCATCCGGTCGTGGTGGTGGATCGCAACGTCCGGGCCCGGGATCACGACCTGGTCATGGCGCTGCGCGATTTTCTCTTCTCCGACGAGGCGCAGAAGCTCTTCGTCAAGCACGGCTACCGCTCGGCGGTGAACCCGTCGCTGGACTCGGCCAACGCGTTGCTCCCGCCCCTCACCGGCACGTTCACGGTGGATGACATGGGCGGCTGGGAAGCGGCCGACGCCCTGGTGTACGAGGAAATCTGGAAAGGCCAGGTGCTGAAGGAGCTGGGACGTTGA
- a CDS encoding pyridoxal phosphate-dependent aminotransferase, which yields MKQCAYMAWAKAHAPARYNLANSGLVACTSEEFPIAGETIPIQGVNPDGWPPLKEAIASTYGVGTDQVVLAQGTSGANFLALASLVERDDEVLIERPVYEPLLSAAQFLGAKVKRFSRTLEGRYRIDVDALRGLLTPRTRLIVMTSPHNPSGVVADPADLAALGDLASEAGIPILLDEVYRDSLFEEAPPSAATLGEAFVATNSLTKSYGLSGLRCGWILASPTRAEKMRRLHDLMAATGPMPTEAMGCLAFARLPALAARSRSILEPNRRRIGEFMAEHDDLLEAVVPPRSMTVFPRLKGSRVGEDLLERLRARATSIVPGRFFEEPRHFRIGFGIRPADLEEGLRRVSEALRELS from the coding sequence ATGAAACAATGCGCCTACATGGCCTGGGCGAAAGCACACGCGCCGGCGCGCTACAACCTGGCCAACAGCGGTCTCGTGGCCTGCACGAGCGAGGAGTTCCCCATCGCCGGCGAGACGATCCCCATTCAGGGGGTCAATCCCGACGGCTGGCCGCCGCTGAAGGAAGCGATCGCTTCGACCTACGGCGTGGGCACCGACCAGGTGGTCCTGGCCCAGGGAACCTCGGGCGCCAATTTTCTCGCCCTGGCTTCACTGGTCGAGCGCGACGACGAGGTGCTGATCGAGCGTCCCGTCTACGAGCCGCTGCTCAGCGCCGCACAGTTCCTGGGCGCGAAGGTGAAGCGCTTCTCCCGGACCCTGGAAGGACGCTACCGCATCGATGTGGACGCGCTGCGCGGGCTGCTGACGCCGCGAACCCGGCTCATCGTAATGACCAGCCCCCACAATCCGAGCGGTGTCGTGGCCGATCCCGCCGATCTCGCCGCGCTGGGGGATCTGGCGTCGGAGGCCGGCATTCCGATTCTGCTCGACGAGGTCTATCGCGACAGCCTGTTCGAAGAAGCCCCACCCTCGGCCGCGACCCTGGGAGAGGCCTTCGTCGCGACCAACAGCCTCACCAAGAGCTACGGCCTGAGCGGCCTGCGCTGCGGCTGGATCCTGGCATCCCCGACCCGCGCCGAGAAGATGCGCCGCCTACACGATCTGATGGCGGCCACCGGGCCGATGCCGACCGAAGCCATGGGATGCCTGGCCTTCGCCCGCCTGCCGGCGCTCGCCGCGCGCAGCCGATCGATCCTGGAGCCGAACCGGCGTCGCATCGGAGAATTCATGGCGGAGCATGACGATCTCCTGGAAGCCGTCGTCCCGCCCCGATCGATGACGGTCTTCCCCCGGCTGAAGGGCTCACGCGTGGGCGAGGACCTGCTCGAGCGGCTGCGCGCGCGCGCGACGTCGATCGTCCCCGGACGCTTCTTCGAGGAGCCGCGCCACTTCCGCATCGGCTTCGGGATCCGCCCCGCCGACCTGGAGGAGGGGCTGCGCCGCGTCTCGGAGGCGCTGCGGGAGCTTTCTTGA
- a CDS encoding amino acid permease, whose product MDPSPTTESPFARSLTLFDATMIVLSGIIGSGIFVNSYVVAQKVGTSLLILLVWIAGGLIALAGAFVFAELSTVLPRVGGQYAFFREAFHPLVAFLHGWSLLFIIQSGATAAVAVAFSEYVARLAGFGRAAVVPLAVAILLGVAGFHALGIKPGAILINVITFGKTLALAALIVGAFALTRASGISLSPVAPEGLRGFALISALFAGLVPAMFAYGGWQNLNYVAEEVKEPLRNLPRAILVGVLCVIVVYVGANVAYLHVLGAPALAATRTPAAEVAGRLAGEAGVKAMSLLIVVSTFGFMNLSLLAAPRVYYAMAADGVFFRQLARVSPRFKAPTYAILLQGALAAVFALTNTYDRLLGFTVFADWIFFALAGVALLVFRRSRAGAPRPFPTPFYPVTPILFIAAGTGIVLNTFVADPRNALMGSLVILLGVPVYYFWRSRAARAAGIPEVRG is encoded by the coding sequence CTGGATCCATCCCCCACTACCGAAAGTCCTTTCGCGCGCAGCCTCACTCTGTTTGATGCCACCATGATCGTCCTGAGCGGCATCATCGGCTCGGGCATCTTCGTGAACTCCTACGTCGTGGCGCAGAAGGTCGGAACTTCACTGCTCATCTTGCTGGTCTGGATCGCCGGGGGGCTGATTGCGCTCGCCGGGGCCTTCGTCTTCGCCGAGCTGAGCACCGTGCTTCCCAGAGTGGGAGGCCAGTATGCTTTCTTCCGCGAGGCGTTCCATCCACTTGTCGCGTTCCTGCACGGCTGGTCGCTCCTGTTCATCATCCAATCCGGCGCCACGGCGGCGGTGGCGGTCGCCTTCTCGGAGTACGTGGCCCGCCTGGCGGGATTCGGACGCGCCGCGGTCGTGCCGCTCGCAGTCGCGATCCTCCTGGGAGTCGCCGGCTTCCATGCGCTCGGCATCAAGCCGGGGGCGATCCTGATCAACGTGATCACCTTCGGGAAAACCCTGGCCCTCGCCGCGCTGATTGTCGGCGCCTTCGCTCTCACCCGGGCTTCGGGAATCTCGCTGTCGCCCGTCGCGCCGGAGGGGCTGAGGGGATTCGCTCTGATTTCGGCGCTCTTCGCCGGATTGGTGCCGGCGATGTTCGCCTACGGCGGCTGGCAGAACCTGAACTACGTGGCGGAGGAGGTTAAAGAGCCCCTTCGCAACCTGCCGCGCGCCATCCTGGTCGGCGTGCTGTGCGTCATCGTGGTCTACGTGGGAGCAAATGTCGCCTACCTGCACGTCCTGGGGGCGCCGGCGCTGGCGGCCACCCGCACGCCGGCGGCGGAGGTAGCGGGGCGGCTGGCCGGGGAAGCAGGAGTCAAGGCGATGAGCCTGCTGATCGTCGTCTCCACCTTCGGCTTCATGAACCTGTCGCTGCTCGCGGCGCCGCGCGTCTATTACGCCATGGCCGCCGACGGCGTCTTCTTCCGCCAGCTGGCGCGCGTGAGCCCGCGCTTCAAGGCGCCCACCTATGCCATCCTGCTCCAAGGAGCCCTGGCGGCCGTCTTCGCCCTGACCAACACCTACGATCGGCTCCTGGGCTTCACCGTCTTCGCCGACTGGATTTTCTTCGCGCTCGCCGGCGTGGCGCTGCTGGTCTTCCGCCGCAGCCGTGCCGGCGCGCCGCGTCCGTTCCCGACTCCCTTCTATCCCGTGACCCCGATCCTGTTCATCGCCGCGGGGACCGGGATCGTCCTGAACACCTTCGTAGCCGACCCGCGCAACGCGCTGATGGGCTCGCTGGTCATTCTCCTGGGGGTTCCCGTTTATTATTTCTGGCGCTCCCGGGCGGCACGCGCCGCCGGCATCCCGGAGGTCCGAGGATGA
- a CDS encoding ParB N-terminal domain-containing protein — protein sequence MGALTVFPERESPPREILKLAEEIEEDGGAALAAYREPVGKNWQIFAILPLARVKPTPYQRDISKAHLERLKKAIGRLDRFVDPVVVVRGGDGTYWTPNGSHRRSVLEKLKAATIPAIVLAEPKVAFQILALNTEKAHNLKEKSLEVIRMYRGLLEEEPRRHEDSFAFQFEEPYFATLGLLYEAHPRFAGGAFGSILRRVDRFQKEPLKAAYKERERRAALVEKASGILDKKVEKVKRRGIRHPFVKNFVLARCNPLTRARKTLPSFDTALKRLIQNLESFDADAVRYDEVARAGVFAAAAAAPS from the coding sequence ATGGGGGCGCTGACGGTCTTTCCGGAGCGCGAGAGTCCCCCGCGCGAGATCCTCAAGCTCGCCGAGGAGATCGAGGAGGACGGAGGGGCGGCGCTGGCGGCCTATCGCGAGCCGGTGGGGAAGAACTGGCAGATCTTCGCCATTCTGCCGCTGGCACGGGTCAAGCCGACGCCATACCAGCGCGACATCTCCAAAGCTCATCTCGAGCGTCTCAAAAAGGCGATCGGCAGGCTGGATCGCTTCGTCGATCCGGTGGTGGTGGTGCGCGGGGGCGACGGGACCTATTGGACTCCCAACGGCAGCCATCGGCGAAGCGTGCTGGAGAAGCTGAAGGCGGCGACGATCCCGGCTATCGTCCTGGCGGAGCCCAAAGTGGCCTTCCAGATCCTGGCGCTGAATACCGAGAAGGCGCACAACCTCAAGGAGAAATCGCTGGAAGTGATCCGCATGTATCGCGGGCTGCTGGAGGAGGAGCCGCGGCGGCACGAGGATTCTTTCGCCTTCCAGTTCGAGGAGCCCTACTTCGCGACTCTGGGGCTGCTCTACGAGGCACATCCCCGCTTCGCAGGCGGTGCCTTCGGATCGATCCTGCGGCGCGTCGACCGCTTCCAGAAAGAACCCCTGAAGGCGGCCTATAAGGAGCGTGAGCGGCGCGCGGCGCTGGTGGAGAAGGCCAGCGGGATCCTCGACAAGAAAGTGGAGAAGGTGAAGCGCCGCGGCATCCGCCATCCCTTCGTCAAGAATTTCGTCCTGGCGCGCTGCAACCCGCTGACCCGCGCCCGCAAGACGCTCCCTTCTTTCGACACCGCGCTCAAGCGCCTGATTCAGAATCTCGAGAGCTTTGACGCCGACGCCGTGCGCTACGACGAGGTGGCGCGCGCCGGGGTCTTCGCCGCCGCGGCGGCCGCACCGTCCTGA